A genomic segment from Bosea sp. OAE506 encodes:
- the pepT gene encoding peptidase T, with product MTIRAELTERFLRYVAIESQSDAAATTLPSTPGQQRLADLLAQELCGLGLSDVVVDDHATVTAIKRGNRPGAPRIGFIAHIDTVDSGLSPVIRPQILRFEGEDLRLNREQDIWLRVADHPEIARWRGADILFSDGTSVLGADNKAAVAIIMTLLARLGPTDSHGDIAVAFVPDEEIGLRGAKALDLARFPCDFAYTIDSCEVGEVVIENFNAAAGEIVFTGVPAHPMSAKGVMVNPLLMAHDFIAAFDRAETPEHTAGREGYVWFIEMTANAGQAHLKLAIRDFDRQSFAQRKRRVAEVAETIAGRYPTGRVSCSITDTYGNISDSLGDDRRPVDRLLAAMKSQGVEPKLIPMRGGTDGAALSARGLPTPNFFTGAYNFHSRFEFLPIPAFETAFAVARAVVVEAG from the coding sequence ATGACCATCCGCGCGGAACTGACCGAGCGCTTCCTGCGCTACGTCGCCATCGAGAGCCAGAGCGACGCCGCGGCGACGACGCTGCCCAGCACGCCAGGCCAGCAGCGCCTGGCCGATCTGCTGGCGCAGGAGCTGTGCGGTCTCGGCCTGTCCGACGTCGTCGTCGACGATCACGCCACCGTTACGGCGATCAAGCGTGGCAACCGGCCTGGCGCGCCGCGGATCGGCTTCATCGCCCATATCGACACGGTCGATTCAGGCCTGTCTCCCGTGATCCGCCCGCAGATCCTGCGCTTCGAGGGCGAGGATCTCCGCCTGAACCGCGAGCAGGACATCTGGCTGCGCGTTGCCGACCATCCCGAGATCGCGCGCTGGCGCGGCGCCGACATCCTGTTCAGCGATGGCACGAGCGTGCTCGGCGCCGACAACAAGGCGGCCGTCGCGATCATCATGACGCTGCTGGCGCGGCTCGGCCCCACGGACAGCCATGGCGACATCGCGGTCGCCTTCGTGCCGGACGAGGAGATCGGCCTGCGCGGCGCCAAGGCGCTCGATCTCGCCCGCTTCCCCTGCGACTTCGCCTATACGATCGACAGCTGCGAGGTCGGCGAGGTCGTCATCGAGAATTTCAACGCCGCGGCGGGAGAGATCGTCTTCACCGGCGTCCCCGCCCATCCGATGTCGGCCAAGGGCGTGATGGTCAACCCGCTGCTGATGGCGCACGACTTCATCGCCGCCTTCGACCGCGCCGAGACGCCCGAGCACACGGCAGGCCGCGAGGGCTATGTCTGGTTCATCGAGATGACCGCCAATGCTGGCCAGGCCCATCTCAAGCTCGCCATCCGCGATTTCGACCGCCAGAGCTTCGCACAGCGCAAGCGGCGTGTGGCGGAGGTGGCGGAGACGATCGCGGGTCGCTACCCGACGGGGCGGGTCTCCTGCAGCATCACGGACACCTATGGCAACATCTCCGACAGCCTCGGCGACGACCGGCGGCCGGTCGATCGTCTGCTGGCGGCGATGAAAAGCCAAGGCGTCGAGCCGAAGCTGATCCCGATGCGCGGCGGCACCGATGGCGCGGCGCTCTCGGCTCGCGGGTTGCCGACGCCGAATTTCTTCACCGGCGCCTACAACTTCCATTCGCGCTTCGAATTCCTGCCGATCCCCGCCTTCGAGACCGCCTTCGCGGTCGCGCGGGCGGTCGTCGTCGAGGCCGGCTGA
- a CDS encoding ABC transporter ATP-binding protein, giving the protein MSAILTLDAVSVSLPKNADRPHAMSEVSLSLSANEILCVVGESGSGKSMTANAVMRLLPPGVAIDGGRILFEGRDLAGLTEPQMRKVRGAGIAMIFQEPMTALNPLRTIGDQIGEMFQLHTDLGKTQIRDKVQALLEEVRIPDPLAAAKAYPHELSGGQRQRAMIAMALALDPRVLIADEPTTALDVTTQAQILELIRDLQKRKGTAVLFITHDFGVVAEIADRVAVMSQGRVVEQGTAEAVLGNPQHPYTKQLIAAVPPLKAPPPRELATEAILAVEHVSKTYRTGGFLGRGQRVTHAVRDVSLVLPKGATLGIVGESGSGKSTLARCLVRLIDPDSGAIRIGGTDIASLSKSELRAETRHIQMVFQDPFASLNPRRKAGDAVAQGLIVHGTPRAEAMARARELFALVGLDPSAIDRYPHEFSGGQRQRIGLARALALEPRVLVADEPVSALDVSVQAQVLKLLADLRARLGLSIVFITHDLRVAAQVCDLVAVMKNGEVVEAGPIGQVFGEPQHAYTKALLAAIPGREFGLREPAPAL; this is encoded by the coding sequence ATGAGCGCGATCCTTACCCTCGACGCCGTCAGCGTCAGCCTGCCCAAAAACGCCGACCGCCCCCATGCGATGAGCGAGGTCTCGCTGTCGCTCTCTGCCAACGAGATCCTCTGCGTCGTCGGCGAATCCGGCTCCGGCAAGTCGATGACGGCCAATGCCGTGATGCGGCTCCTGCCACCCGGCGTCGCCATCGATGGCGGGCGCATCCTGTTCGAAGGGCGCGATCTCGCGGGCCTCACCGAGCCGCAGATGCGCAAGGTCCGCGGCGCCGGGATCGCGATGATCTTCCAGGAGCCGATGACGGCGCTCAACCCGCTGCGCACCATCGGCGACCAGATCGGCGAGATGTTCCAGCTCCACACCGATCTCGGCAAGACGCAGATCCGGGACAAGGTCCAGGCCCTGCTCGAAGAGGTGCGGATTCCCGACCCCCTCGCGGCCGCAAAAGCCTATCCGCACGAGCTCTCCGGCGGGCAGCGCCAGCGCGCCATGATCGCGATGGCACTGGCGCTCGATCCGAGGGTGCTGATCGCCGACGAGCCGACGACGGCGCTCGACGTCACCACCCAGGCCCAGATCCTCGAACTGATCCGCGACCTGCAGAAGCGCAAGGGCACCGCCGTCCTGTTCATCACCCATGATTTCGGCGTCGTTGCCGAGATCGCCGACCGCGTCGCGGTGATGAGCCAGGGCCGCGTCGTCGAGCAGGGCACGGCCGAAGCCGTGCTCGGCAACCCGCAGCACCCCTATACGAAGCAGCTCATTGCTGCCGTCCCGCCGCTGAAGGCCCCGCCCCCGCGCGAGCTCGCCACGGAGGCCATCCTCGCGGTCGAGCACGTCTCAAAGACCTATCGCACCGGCGGCTTCCTCGGCCGGGGCCAGCGCGTTACCCATGCCGTCCGCGACGTCTCGCTGGTCCTGCCCAAGGGCGCGACGCTCGGCATCGTCGGCGAATCCGGCTCGGGAAAGTCGACGCTGGCGCGCTGCCTGGTGCGCCTGATCGATCCCGACAGCGGCGCCATCCGCATCGGCGGCACCGACATCGCCAGCCTCTCGAAATCCGAACTGCGCGCCGAGACGCGCCATATCCAGATGGTCTTCCAGGACCCCTTCGCCTCGCTCAACCCGCGCCGCAAGGCGGGCGATGCCGTCGCCCAGGGGCTGATCGTCCACGGCACGCCCCGCGCCGAGGCGATGGCGCGCGCCCGCGAGCTCTTCGCGCTGGTCGGGCTCGATCCATCCGCCATCGACCGCTACCCGCATGAATTTTCCGGCGGCCAGCGCCAGCGCATCGGCCTGGCGCGCGCGCTCGCCCTGGAGCCGCGCGTGCTGGTCGCCGACGAGCCGGTCTCGGCGCTCGACGTCTCCGTCCAGGCGCAGGTGCTGAAGCTGTTGGCCGATCTGCGCGCCCGTCTCGGCCTCTCGATTGTCTTCATCACCCATGACCTTCGCGTCGCGGCTCAGGTCTGCGATCTCGTGGCGGTGATGAAGAATGGCGAGGTCGTTGAGGCGGGCCCGATCGGGCAGGTGTTCGGCGAGCCGCAGCACGCCTATACCAAGGCACTGCTCGCCGCGATTCCCGGCCGCGAATTTGGCCTGCGCGAGCCCGCACCCGCCCTCTGA
- a CDS encoding ABC transporter permease — translation MSLLKLYFRSPPAVIGLLLLILVLAMAVSADWLYPRDPLALAGRPLIWPFANPRFLLGTDNSGRDIAAQIFHGARISLLIGLVATLISVVIGITIGAVAGYYGDWVDTILMRVTEAFQTLPNFILLLVLVAVFGSTITTVTVAIGIVSWPASARLTRAEFLSLRNREFVQAGRTLGLRDVKLIFGEILPNALPPVIVYASVVMAIAILLESALAFLKLSDPNVASWGNLIGAGRDVLRVQWYVSAIPGVAILVTVLAVSLVGQGLNDALNPRLKGR, via the coding sequence ATGTCCCTCCTGAAGCTCTATTTCCGCAGCCCGCCGGCGGTGATCGGCCTCCTGCTCCTGATCCTCGTGCTGGCGATGGCTGTCAGCGCCGACTGGCTCTATCCGCGCGATCCCCTCGCACTCGCCGGGCGGCCGCTGATCTGGCCGTTCGCCAATCCCCGCTTCCTGCTCGGCACCGACAATTCCGGCCGCGACATCGCCGCCCAGATCTTTCACGGCGCCCGCATCTCGCTGCTGATCGGGCTGGTCGCGACGCTGATCTCGGTGGTGATCGGCATCACCATCGGCGCCGTCGCCGGCTATTACGGCGACTGGGTCGACACCATCCTGATGCGTGTCACCGAGGCCTTCCAGACCCTGCCGAACTTCATCCTGCTGCTGGTCCTGGTCGCTGTCTTCGGCTCGACCATCACGACGGTCACGGTCGCGATCGGCATCGTTTCCTGGCCCGCCTCGGCGCGGCTGACGCGGGCCGAGTTCCTGTCCCTGCGCAACCGCGAATTCGTCCAGGCCGGCCGCACGCTCGGCCTGCGCGACGTGAAGCTGATCTTCGGCGAGATCCTGCCCAATGCCCTGCCCCCCGTCATCGTCTATGCCAGCGTCGTCATGGCGATCGCGATCCTGCTCGAAAGCGCGCTCGCTTTCCTCAAGCTGTCGGACCCCAATGTCGCCTCCTGGGGCAATCTGATCGGCGCCGGCCGCGACGTGCTGCGGGTGCAATGGTACGTCTCCGCCATTCCCGGCGTCGCCATCCTCGTCACCGTGCTCGCCGTCTCTCTCGTCGGGCAGGGCCTGAACGATGCGCTGAACCCGAGGCTGAAGGGCCGATGA
- a CDS encoding ABC transporter permease, whose protein sequence is MRILTLAGRRLAASIPTLLLILIGVFVLLQFAPGDTVDALMAQMGGGDAETAKQLRQYYGLDVSAWAQLGNYLWRLVRLDLGFSAIYGKPVATVIGERLPATILLMTASLSLAFFFGLIFGVIAARGVNRWPDTLISTLGLVFYAMPTFWFGLMAIVVFSIYLQWLPAGGFEDITVARTGFARTLDITSHLVLPTLTLALFYMAIYLRIMRGSMLEVLTLDFVRTARAKGMDETRVVVRHVLRNALLPMVTLIGLQAGTMLGGSVVVESVFSLPGLGRLAYESVIQRDLNTLLGIVFVSALLVITVNFIVDLLYARLDPRISTGS, encoded by the coding sequence ATGCGCATCCTGACCCTCGCGGGGCGGCGTCTCGCCGCCTCGATCCCGACGCTGCTGTTGATCCTGATCGGGGTCTTCGTCCTGCTGCAATTCGCGCCGGGCGACACGGTCGATGCGCTGATGGCGCAGATGGGCGGTGGCGACGCCGAGACCGCCAAGCAGCTGCGCCAGTATTACGGGCTCGACGTCTCGGCCTGGGCGCAGCTCGGCAACTATCTCTGGCGGCTGGTGCGGCTCGATCTCGGCTTCTCGGCGATCTACGGCAAGCCGGTCGCGACCGTCATCGGCGAGCGCCTGCCGGCCACGATCCTGCTGATGACCGCCTCGCTCTCGCTCGCCTTCTTCTTCGGCCTGATCTTCGGCGTCATCGCCGCGCGCGGCGTCAACCGCTGGCCCGACACCCTGATCTCGACGCTCGGCCTCGTCTTCTACGCCATGCCGACCTTCTGGTTCGGGCTGATGGCGATCGTCGTCTTCTCGATCTACCTGCAATGGCTGCCGGCCGGCGGCTTCGAGGACATCACGGTCGCCCGCACCGGCTTTGCGCGCACGCTCGACATCACCAGCCATCTCGTCCTGCCGACGCTGACGCTCGCGCTGTTCTACATGGCGATCTATCTGCGCATCATGCGCGGCTCGATGCTGGAGGTGTTGACGCTCGATTTCGTCCGCACCGCCCGCGCCAAGGGCATGGACGAGACCCGCGTCGTCGTCCGGCACGTCCTGCGCAACGCGCTCCTGCCGATGGTGACGCTGATCGGCCTGCAGGCCGGCACGATGCTCGGCGGCTCGGTCGTGGTCGAGAGCGTCTTCTCCCTGCCGGGGCTCGGCCGCCTCGCCTATGAATCGGTGATCCAGCGCGATCTCAACACGCTGCTCGGCATCGTCTTCGTCTCGGCACTGCTCGTCATCACCGTCAACTTCATCGTCGACCTGCTCTACGCTCGGCTCGACCCGCGCATCTCGACGGGGAGCTGA
- a CDS encoding ABC transporter substrate-binding protein, with translation MDMTRRAALLTSAAIASSVAFPMRSLFAQETPRKGGVFTVHYGAEQRQLNPSLQASTGVYIIGGKIQEQLVDLDATGKPVGVLATSWEAAPDGKTITFKLRDGVKWHDGRPFTSADVQFTAMEMWKKILNYGTTLQLFLTAVDTPDPLTAVFRYERPMPLNLLLRALPDLGYISPRHIYEGKGDIRQNPANLAPIGTGPFKFVTYERGQHVIADRNTDYWRPNAPHLDRIVWRVVTDRAAAAAQMEAGQIHYSPFSGLTISDAARLGKDPRFIVSTKGNEGNARTNTIEFNFRRKELADIRVRRAIAHALDIPFFIENFLGDFAKRGTGPVPSVSTDFYPADNGPQYPFDKKRAGALLDEAGFKAGAGGTRFSLRLLPAPWGEDITLFATFIQQSLADVGIKVEVVRTDGGGFLKQVYDDHAFDLATGWHQYRNDPAVSTTVWYRSGQPKGAPWTNQWGWTDETIDKIIDDAATEVDVAKRKALYGEFVRRANTELPIWTPIEQIFLTAISAKARNHSNTPRWGSSSWHDLWLAE, from the coding sequence ATGGACATGACCCGCCGCGCCGCGCTTCTGACCAGCGCCGCCATCGCCTCCAGCGTCGCCTTCCCGATGCGCTCGCTGTTCGCGCAGGAGACGCCGCGCAAGGGCGGAGTCTTCACCGTCCATTACGGCGCCGAGCAGCGCCAGCTGAACCCGAGCCTCCAGGCCTCGACCGGCGTCTACATCATCGGCGGCAAGATCCAGGAACAGCTGGTCGATCTGGACGCCACGGGCAAACCCGTCGGCGTGCTGGCGACGAGCTGGGAAGCCGCGCCCGACGGCAAGACCATCACCTTCAAGCTGCGCGACGGCGTGAAGTGGCATGACGGGCGCCCCTTCACCTCGGCGGACGTGCAGTTCACCGCAATGGAGATGTGGAAGAAGATCCTCAACTACGGCACGACGCTGCAGCTCTTCCTCACCGCCGTCGACACGCCCGATCCGCTGACTGCGGTCTTCCGTTACGAGCGGCCGATGCCGCTGAACCTGCTGCTGCGCGCTCTTCCCGATCTCGGCTACATCTCGCCGCGCCACATCTATGAGGGCAAGGGCGACATCCGCCAGAACCCGGCCAATCTCGCGCCGATCGGCACCGGCCCGTTCAAGTTCGTCACCTATGAGCGCGGCCAGCACGTCATCGCCGACCGCAACACCGACTACTGGCGCCCCAACGCGCCCCATCTCGACCGCATCGTCTGGCGCGTCGTCACCGACCGCGCCGCCGCGGCCGCCCAGATGGAAGCCGGCCAGATCCATTACAGCCCGTTCTCGGGCCTGACGATCTCGGACGCCGCCCGTCTCGGCAAGGACCCGCGCTTCATCGTCTCGACCAAGGGTAACGAGGGCAACGCCCGCACCAACACGATCGAGTTCAACTTCCGCCGCAAGGAGCTGGCGGATATCCGCGTCCGCCGCGCCATCGCCCATGCGCTCGACATCCCCTTCTTCATCGAGAACTTCCTCGGCGACTTCGCCAAGCGCGGCACGGGCCCGGTCCCCTCGGTCTCGACGGATTTCTATCCCGCCGACAACGGCCCGCAGTACCCCTTCGACAAGAAGCGTGCCGGTGCCCTGCTCGACGAGGCCGGCTTCAAGGCGGGCGCAGGCGGCACCCGCTTCTCGCTGCGCCTGCTGCCGGCTCCCTGGGGCGAGGACATCACGCTGTTTGCCACCTTCATCCAGCAGTCGCTGGCCGATGTCGGCATCAAGGTCGAGGTCGTCAGGACCGATGGCGGCGGCTTCCTGAAGCAGGTCTATGACGACCACGCCTTCGATCTCGCCACCGGCTGGCACCAGTACCGCAACGACCCGGCCGTCTCGACCACGGTCTGGTATCGCTCGGGGCAGCCCAAGGGTGCGCCCTGGACCAACCAGTGGGGCTGGACCGACGAGACCATCGACAAGATCATCGACGACGCGGCGACTGAGGTCGACGTCGCCAAGCGCAAGGCGCTCTATGGGGAGTTCGTCCGCCGCGCCAACACCGAACTGCCGATCTGGACGCCGATCGAGCAGATCTTCCTGACCGCGATCAGCGCCAAGGCGCGCAACCACTCAAACACCCCGCGCTGGGGCTCGAGCTCCTGGCACGATCTGTGGTTGGCGGAGTGA
- a CDS encoding VOC family protein produces MSLQHILGLDHVVVTVRDLDAAAAQWRALGFTVSPRGTHSPILGTGNYTIMFGEDYVELLGILTETEQNKPTRDYLAKREGLERAAFTTDDAAAGAEELKSRGIEALGPIHFGRPVELPGGGTGEARFNVIRWPLGEQPGGLRIFACQHLTRETVWIPELLEHANGAQRIIRLEVLTADPAAAAAHLGRLIDEPARAEGDAWLVPSGGKRADILFYDAAAFAKRYPQAVRDGAAPEGAVALVVATTDIAAAQASLGGTATAHDGALSVAASAANGIVVTFRPQ; encoded by the coding sequence ATGTCGCTCCAGCACATCCTCGGCCTCGACCATGTCGTGGTCACCGTCCGCGATCTCGACGCCGCTGCCGCGCAGTGGCGCGCGCTCGGCTTCACCGTCTCGCCGCGCGGCACGCATTCGCCGATCCTCGGCACCGGCAACTACACGATCATGTTCGGCGAAGATTACGTCGAACTGCTCGGCATTCTCACCGAGACCGAGCAGAACAAGCCGACGCGTGACTATCTCGCCAAGCGCGAGGGCCTGGAGCGCGCCGCCTTCACCACGGATGACGCCGCCGCCGGCGCCGAGGAGCTGAAGAGCCGCGGCATCGAGGCGCTCGGCCCGATCCATTTCGGCCGACCGGTCGAACTGCCGGGCGGCGGCACGGGCGAGGCGCGCTTCAACGTCATCCGCTGGCCGCTCGGCGAGCAGCCGGGGGGCCTGCGCATCTTCGCCTGCCAGCACCTCACCCGCGAGACGGTCTGGATCCCCGAGTTGTTGGAGCACGCCAACGGCGCACAGCGGATCATCCGTCTCGAAGTGCTAACTGCAGATCCCGCAGCGGCCGCCGCCCATCTCGGCCGTCTGATCGACGAGCCCGCCCGCGCCGAGGGCGATGCCTGGCTGGTGCCGAGCGGCGGCAAGCGGGCCGACATCCTGTTCTACGACGCCGCCGCCTTCGCCAAGCGCTACCCGCAGGCCGTCCGTGACGGCGCCGCCCCGGAAGGCGCTGTGGCGCTCGTCGTCGCAACGACCGACATCGCCGCGGCGCAGGCCAGCCTCGGCGGGACCGCCACGGCCCATGACGGCGCCCTCAGCGTCGCGGCGAGCGCCGCCAACGGCATCGTCGTCACCTTCCGCCCGCAGTGA
- a CDS encoding FAD-binding oxidoreductase gives MSASAPVTWPPSLWAATAPAGPVLPALEGEVQADVVVIGAGFTGLSTAIHLREAGVDVTVVEAAEPGWGASGRNNGQVIPTLAGHDPSAMVARHGEAGERFNAVLRDSAQYLFDTVRKYDIAAEAEQAGWVQPVHSPGRFRLAEQRVREWSTIDAPVELLDRAATARMTGSEAWFGGFWNRTGGHINPLALARGLSQVALKLGAVIYARSPVASMTRQGDRWLVKTARGSVTARALVLATNAYTDEFESGLAPGIAAEVVPVLSWQMATKPISDNIAKTIIPDRQAMSDTHRELYFARWDARNRLVTGGAAVFPGAGGDNLRKPVAERLMRLWPQLGEVSFDYVWSGYIGMTPDDVLKPQVPGYPRIHRLGPDAFGWVGCNGRAVALSVSLGRELARATQGVPVETLGLPLSEPKAQPMRDVIRRIAPLALPLYRALDAKEI, from the coding sequence ATGTCCGCCTCTGCCCCCGTCACCTGGCCGCCCTCGCTCTGGGCCGCGACCGCCCCGGCCGGCCCGGTCCTGCCCGCGCTGGAGGGCGAGGTGCAGGCGGATGTTGTGGTGATCGGCGCCGGCTTCACCGGCCTGTCGACGGCGATCCATCTGCGCGAGGCCGGCGTCGACGTTACGGTGGTCGAGGCGGCCGAGCCGGGTTGGGGGGCGTCTGGCCGCAACAATGGCCAGGTCATCCCGACGCTGGCAGGGCACGACCCTTCCGCCATGGTGGCGCGCCATGGCGAGGCCGGCGAGCGCTTCAACGCGGTGCTGCGCGACAGCGCGCAATATCTCTTCGACACGGTCCGCAAATACGACATTGCCGCCGAGGCCGAGCAGGCGGGCTGGGTCCAGCCGGTGCATTCGCCCGGCCGCTTCAGGCTGGCGGAGCAGCGGGTGCGCGAATGGTCGACGATCGACGCGCCGGTCGAGCTGCTCGACCGGGCCGCGACCGCGCGGATGACCGGCTCGGAGGCTTGGTTCGGCGGCTTCTGGAACCGCACCGGCGGCCATATCAACCCGCTCGCGCTGGCGCGCGGGCTGTCACAGGTCGCGCTCAAGCTGGGCGCCGTCATCTATGCACGCTCGCCTGTCGCCAGCATGACACGGCAGGGCGACCGCTGGCTGGTGAAGACCGCGCGGGGCTCGGTGACGGCCCGGGCGCTGGTGCTGGCGACCAATGCCTATACGGACGAATTCGAGAGCGGGCTTGCCCCCGGGATCGCCGCCGAGGTGGTCCCCGTGTTGTCCTGGCAGATGGCGACCAAGCCGATCAGCGACAACATCGCCAAGACCATCATTCCCGACCGGCAGGCGATGTCGGACACGCATCGCGAGCTCTATTTCGCGCGCTGGGACGCGCGCAACCGGCTGGTTACGGGCGGTGCAGCGGTGTTCCCCGGGGCCGGCGGCGACAATCTGCGCAAGCCGGTGGCGGAGCGGCTGATGCGCCTGTGGCCGCAGCTGGGCGAAGTCTCCTTCGACTATGTCTGGTCCGGCTATATCGGGATGACGCCGGACGACGTGCTGAAACCCCAGGTGCCGGGCTATCCGCGCATCCACCGGCTCGGGCCGGACGCCTTCGGCTGGGTCGGCTGCAATGGCCGAGCGGTGGCGCTGTCGGTTTCGCTGGGCCGGGAACTCGCGCGGGCGACGCAAGGCGTACCGGTCGAAACGCTCGGCCTGCCGCTCTCTGAGCCGAAGGCCCAGCCGATGCGCGACGTCATCCGTCGCATCGCGCCGCTGGCCCTGCCGCTTTACCGCGCGCTGGATGCCAAGGAAATCTGA
- a CDS encoding ferredoxin--NADP reductase yields the protein MSNQYVEKVLSVHHWNDTLFSFRTTRNPAFRFEAGQFAMIGLMVEGRPLLRAYSMACAPYDEELEFLSIKVPNGPLTSRLQTIVPGDEVLIGRKATGTLLHDNLVPGRNLYFLSTGTGLAPFMSLIRDPATYERFEKVVLVHGVRLVSELAYETFIREELPADELIGEMVATQLIYHPTVTREEYRNRGRVTELFASPDWFASLGLPFADAESDRVMLCGSPAMLADMKLQLEGRGFVEGSSSTPATYVVERAFVEK from the coding sequence ATGAGCAACCAGTATGTCGAGAAGGTTCTGTCGGTTCACCACTGGAACGACACGCTGTTCAGCTTCCGCACCACCCGCAATCCCGCCTTCCGCTTCGAGGCCGGCCAGTTCGCGATGATCGGCCTGATGGTCGAGGGGCGCCCGCTGCTGCGCGCCTACAGCATGGCCTGCGCGCCCTATGACGAGGAGCTCGAATTCCTCAGCATCAAGGTGCCGAACGGCCCGCTGACCTCGCGGCTGCAGACAATCGTGCCTGGCGACGAGGTTCTGATCGGCCGCAAGGCCACTGGCACACTGCTGCACGACAATCTGGTGCCCGGCCGCAACCTGTATTTCCTCTCCACCGGCACGGGGTTGGCGCCCTTCATGAGCCTGATCCGCGACCCCGCGACCTATGAGCGTTTCGAGAAGGTCGTCCTTGTTCATGGCGTGCGGCTGGTGTCGGAGCTGGCGTACGAGACCTTCATCCGCGAGGAGCTGCCGGCCGACGAGCTGATCGGCGAGATGGTCGCCACCCAGCTGATCTACCACCCGACCGTGACCCGCGAAGAATATCGCAACCGCGGGCGCGTGACCGAGCTGTTTGCCTCGCCGGACTGGTTTGCCTCGCTCGGCCTGCCCTTCGCCGATGCCGAGAGCGACCGCGTCATGCTCTGCGGCAGCCCGGCGATGCTGGCCGACATGAAGCTCCAGCTCGAGGGACGCGGCTTCGTCGAGGGCTCGAGCTCCACGCCTGCGACCTATGTGGTGGAGCGCGCCTTCGTCGAGAAGTGA
- a CDS encoding M81 family metallopeptidase, with amino-acid sequence MSPRIAFGGFLHETNTFAPSKAGLDAFVQGGGWPSLARGEAVFEAVRNVNVGASGFVETARGLGWEMVPTLWCAASPSAHVTAEAFETLLSELVQCITAALPLDGVYLDLHGAMVAEGFPDGEGETLRRVRAAIGPDVPLVASLDLHGNVTQLMVDSADALVAYRTYPHVDMALTGSRATTYLSRLIGTARRDAKAFRQIPYLIPIAWQATAMEPCATIYAELAALEDESVPTLSFLPGFPAADFADCGPTVVAYGATQGDADRAADAVAARVMASEAAFNGKVFEPDAGVLEAISLSVGATKPIVISDTQDNPGAGGDSDTMGMARALVRNGAQRAAIGLIVDPEVAAQAHAAGVGATIKAALGAKSGIAGDVPLEGEFIVEQLSDGRFVAPGPFFGGSRMNLGPCAALRIGGVRIVVASRKAQMADQAMYRQVGIEPTEQAILVNKSSVHFRADFEPIAHSILVCAAPGPMPVDPSVLPWKHLRPGLRTAPLGPVFG; translated from the coding sequence ATGTCGCCTCGCATCGCCTTCGGCGGATTCCTGCACGAGACCAATACCTTCGCGCCGAGCAAGGCAGGCCTCGACGCCTTCGTCCAGGGTGGCGGCTGGCCGTCCCTGGCGCGGGGCGAGGCCGTGTTCGAGGCGGTGCGCAACGTCAATGTCGGCGCGTCGGGCTTCGTCGAGACGGCGCGCGGGCTCGGCTGGGAGATGGTGCCGACGCTGTGGTGCGCCGCCAGCCCCTCCGCCCATGTCACGGCGGAGGCCTTCGAGACGCTGCTGAGCGAACTGGTCCAGTGCATCACGGCGGCCCTGCCGCTCGACGGGGTCTATCTCGATCTGCACGGCGCCATGGTGGCGGAAGGCTTTCCCGACGGGGAGGGCGAGACGCTGCGGCGGGTGCGGGCCGCGATCGGCCCCGATGTGCCGCTGGTTGCTAGCCTCGACCTGCACGGCAATGTCACGCAGCTGATGGTCGACAGCGCCGATGCACTCGTTGCCTACCGGACCTATCCCCATGTCGACATGGCGCTGACGGGCAGCCGCGCGACGACCTATCTTTCAAGGCTGATCGGAACGGCCAGGCGCGACGCGAAGGCCTTCCGCCAGATTCCCTATCTGATCCCGATCGCCTGGCAGGCCACCGCGATGGAGCCGTGCGCGACGATCTATGCCGAACTCGCCGCGCTCGAGGATGAGAGCGTGCCGACGCTGTCCTTTCTGCCGGGCTTTCCGGCCGCCGATTTCGCCGATTGCGGGCCGACCGTCGTCGCCTATGGCGCGACGCAAGGAGACGCCGACCGCGCGGCCGATGCTGTTGCTGCGCGCGTCATGGCGAGCGAAGCGGCGTTCAACGGCAAGGTCTTCGAGCCCGATGCGGGCGTTCTGGAAGCTATTTCGTTGTCGGTGGGGGCGACGAAGCCGATCGTCATCTCCGACACGCAGGACAATCCCGGTGCCGGCGGGGATTCCGATACGATGGGCATGGCGCGCGCGCTCGTCCGCAATGGCGCGCAGCGGGCGGCGATCGGGCTGATCGTCGATCCCGAGGTGGCGGCGCAGGCCCATGCTGCAGGCGTCGGGGCGACGATCAAGGCGGCGCTCGGCGCCAAGTCCGGCATTGCCGGCGATGTGCCGCTGGAGGGCGAGTTCATCGTCGAGCAGTTGTCGGATGGGCGCTTCGTGGCGCCGGGCCCGTTCTTCGGGGGATCGCGGATGAATCTCGGCCCCTGCGCCGCGCTGCGGATCGGCGGGGTCCGCATCGTCGTCGCCTCGCGCAAGGCGCAGATGGCCGACCAGGCGATGTATCGGCAGGTCGGCATCGAGCCGACCGAGCAGGCGATCCTCGTCAACAAGAGCTCCGTGCATTTCCGGGCCGATTTCGAGCCGATCGCGCATTCGATTCTGGTCTGTGCCGCGCCCGGCCCGATGCCGGTCGATCCCTCCGTGCTGCCCTGGAAGCATCTGCGCCCGGGCCTTCGTACCGCGCCGCTCGGCCCCGTCTTCGGCTGA